The following are from one region of the Haemophilus parainfluenzae genome:
- a CDS encoding glycosyl transferase family 2, with product MNQSTENSQHWAKQSERGNAFFLNLTRLIVKYCPLWLIKIATFVVVCYFYLTARKARNNIKAYQYRLKQQFPHCHLPSFPVFRQFLFFGEIICDNFAVWQRKIHYTDLIVDDADNLYGDVDQGGRGQILVCSHFGNIEICRALVDSGQHKNFHLNVLVHSKNAEAFNKALVEAGADALPLIQVEDLDAQKMLELSQRLERGEWIAIAADRVPIRGDKTQSVNFLGHYAEFPQGAWLLASILKAPLNTIFCLKEKGQYRMKLRRFSPPISGRGKAREENIKQVMQQYADLLAKECAENPLLWFNFYNFWNDKK from the coding sequence ATGAATCAATCAACTGAGAATAGCCAACATTGGGCGAAACAATCTGAGCGAGGAAATGCTTTTTTCTTAAATCTCACACGATTAATCGTAAAATATTGCCCATTGTGGTTAATTAAAATCGCAACATTTGTGGTGGTTTGTTATTTTTATCTGACTGCCAGAAAAGCGCGAAACAACATTAAAGCTTACCAATATCGTCTTAAACAACAATTTCCGCATTGTCATCTCCCTTCATTCCCTGTATTTCGTCAATTTCTCTTTTTTGGTGAAATCATTTGTGACAACTTTGCGGTTTGGCAGCGGAAAATCCATTACACGGATTTAATTGTCGATGATGCTGATAATTTATATGGCGATGTAGATCAAGGTGGACGAGGTCAGATTCTTGTTTGCTCGCATTTTGGTAACATCGAGATTTGTCGAGCATTAGTCGATAGCGGACAACACAAAAACTTTCATTTGAATGTATTAGTACATAGCAAAAATGCTGAAGCTTTTAATAAAGCATTAGTTGAAGCCGGTGCAGATGCCTTACCCCTTATTCAAGTTGAAGATTTAGATGCGCAAAAAATGTTAGAGCTTTCTCAACGCTTAGAGCGAGGTGAATGGATTGCAATTGCGGCTGATCGCGTACCTATCCGTGGCGATAAAACACAATCAGTCAACTTCCTTGGCCATTATGCTGAATTCCCTCAAGGAGCGTGGTTGCTTGCAAGTATTTTAAAAGCGCCTTTAAATACAATTTTCTGTCTTAAAGAAAAAGGACAATATCGAATGAAATTGCGCCGTTTTTCTCCCCCAATTAGCGGGCGTGGCAAAGCACGAGAAGAAAATATTAAACAGGTCATGCAACAATATGCGGACTTACTTGCCAAAGAATGTGCAGAAAATCCTCTACTTTGGTTTAATTTTTATAACTTTTGGAATGATAAAAAATGA
- a CDS encoding acyl-CoA thioesterase has product MKKHVFCRHNSEFEVQFFDVDSMDIMWHGHYVKYLEMARCQFLEEIGYTYDVMKKQGFGWPIVQLNIKYVNPALFRQKIRIELKVVEYETCLRIDYVIFDAKTNQKLTTASTTQVAVSMQTREMQLQTPPCWQSAVKTHPTFVSEGE; this is encoded by the coding sequence ATGAAAAAACACGTTTTTTGCCGTCATAATTCTGAATTCGAAGTGCAATTCTTTGATGTCGACTCGATGGATATTATGTGGCATGGGCATTACGTCAAATACCTTGAGATGGCACGCTGTCAATTCCTAGAGGAAATTGGCTATACCTATGATGTTATGAAAAAACAAGGGTTTGGTTGGCCAATCGTTCAACTTAATATTAAATATGTTAACCCAGCATTATTTCGTCAAAAAATCCGAATTGAATTAAAAGTAGTCGAATATGAAACTTGTTTGCGCATTGATTATGTTATTTTTGATGCTAAAACCAATCAAAAATTAACCACGGCAAGTACCACCCAAGTAGCCGTTAGTATGCAAACACGCGAAATGCAATTACAAACACCACCATGTTGGCAAAGTGCGGTCAAAACTCATCCTACTTTTGTATCTGAAGGGGAATAA
- a CDS encoding outer membrane lipoprotein carrier protein LolA produces the protein MRLMIFILGLFLSSVSFAFSEADLVKQLQQPQSVQGNFIQHRYLKALNKPIEMQGQFALLAQKGLLWQLEKPFNNSLRVTPNGIQQWNGTLWVNSGNVGQNEQIGLFLGLLSGNIDGLKSQFDFALSGNANQWQLTLTPNSLLMQQIFTTIEISGDQTVKKLTLNEKQGDRTQIEFKQIQLNQPLSQFARSALE, from the coding sequence ATGCGATTGATGATCTTCATCTTAGGTTTGTTCCTAAGCAGCGTAAGCTTCGCTTTTTCTGAAGCTGATTTAGTTAAACAACTCCAGCAACCGCAAAGTGTTCAAGGAAACTTTATCCAACATCGCTATTTAAAGGCATTAAACAAGCCAATTGAAATGCAAGGTCAATTTGCCTTGTTAGCTCAAAAAGGGCTATTATGGCAGCTTGAAAAACCGTTTAATAACAGCTTAAGAGTCACGCCTAACGGGATTCAACAATGGAATGGTACTCTGTGGGTGAATAGCGGTAATGTTGGGCAAAACGAGCAAATTGGTCTCTTTTTAGGGTTGTTATCCGGCAATATTGATGGGCTTAAATCTCAGTTTGATTTTGCATTATCCGGTAACGCTAACCAATGGCAACTGACCTTAACACCTAATTCATTATTAATGCAGCAAATCTTCACAACCATTGAAATTTCAGGCGATCAAACTGTGAAAAAATTAACCTTAAATGAAAAACAAGGCGATCGCACACAAATTGAATTTAAGCAAATCCAGCTTAATCAGCCATTAAGTCAGTTTGCCCGTTCAGCACTGGAATAA
- a CDS encoding MMPL family transporter, translating to MKKTTALSLLYAVFILFVSLLFGYFVKQGNWLQTDLHTLLPSQQEWADVQVLADQQQEKQLNSQIIALIGHPDEKQAFQLTDHIAQTWRSSKLFSHITDRIQPNLTELQQDIQLVAFATLPQTVREQLINDPKGYFQQYAEDIVNPFKRNNLLSLEQDWLGFGRFAQQTQQGNVQWHAENGMLTVNQDNMTWVLLRAELQQNDFINPSENLTALLTENRQYLTQSGAQFKITGSALFAADAKQKAEKESTLMSVLGVSLTLLLLLIVFRTPRILWLFLPILIGMLSGVVATVWGFGQIHILTLVIGTSLVGVLIDFPLHWLAGSLFDRKWVPLLAMQKLRFTFFISLLVTLLGYGLLAFTHLPILQQTALFSAVSLITALLATQLFLPYLFYRYQPTTLLPERKTFNLIQKGLNTFANKRFNKGTLLIISLLVLGGGIKSSWHDDIRQWVSMPQSMLNEAKTIGELTGVDLGSQYFLLTAENEALLLEKDAKLSKQLAQRNITFKSLSQWISPLAEQKQLAEYLQHISADDYAVLNDIGMPNEKIQQNLTALSQGKPLTLSEALNTQLGQAWKMLYLGELASNQVASIIKISQADSATMQALANNRDIFWQDKRAYLNQAFKEAKEQAAWLKIISFVIAGLLLWKVFETKTSIRILFIPCISILGTIAIFGWIGLPIGLFSMFGLLLVSAIGIDYAVYMKTVHEEPSHKRITLTLAACTTLISFLLLAISSTPAVATFGISVSIGVIISLLTTLKLMR from the coding sequence ATGAAAAAAACAACCGCACTTTCCTTGTTATATGCTGTGTTTATCTTGTTTGTTTCCCTCTTGTTTGGCTATTTTGTCAAACAAGGAAATTGGCTACAAACAGATTTACACACATTACTTCCCTCTCAACAAGAATGGGCGGATGTTCAAGTTCTCGCTGATCAACAGCAAGAAAAACAGCTAAACAGCCAAATTATTGCACTTATCGGACATCCTGATGAAAAACAGGCTTTTCAGCTGACCGACCATATTGCGCAAACGTGGCGTAGTAGCAAACTTTTCTCTCATATTACCGATCGCATTCAGCCTAATCTTACTGAGCTACAACAAGATATTCAGCTTGTCGCATTTGCTACTTTGCCACAAACTGTTCGTGAACAGTTGATTAACGATCCTAAAGGCTATTTTCAGCAATATGCGGAGGACATCGTTAACCCATTTAAGCGAAATAATTTACTTTCACTAGAACAAGATTGGCTTGGTTTTGGACGTTTTGCACAGCAAACACAACAAGGTAATGTGCAATGGCACGCCGAAAATGGCATGCTCACGGTCAACCAAGATAATATGACTTGGGTTTTATTACGTGCTGAACTGCAACAAAATGATTTCATCAATCCATCAGAAAATTTAACCGCACTTCTGACAGAAAATCGCCAATATCTCACTCAATCTGGTGCCCAATTTAAAATTACGGGTAGTGCATTGTTTGCCGCTGATGCAAAACAAAAAGCCGAAAAAGAAAGTACATTAATGAGTGTACTCGGCGTGAGCTTAACGTTATTATTATTACTGATTGTCTTTCGCACTCCTCGTATTTTATGGCTATTTTTGCCTATTCTAATTGGGATGCTTTCAGGTGTTGTAGCAACGGTGTGGGGATTTGGTCAAATTCATATTCTCACCCTTGTTATTGGGACCAGTCTCGTCGGTGTATTAATTGACTTTCCTCTTCACTGGCTTGCAGGCTCCCTTTTTGACCGAAAATGGGTACCACTTCTTGCGATGCAAAAATTGCGTTTTACGTTTTTCATCAGCTTGTTAGTTACCTTACTTGGGTATGGACTACTTGCCTTTACCCATCTGCCTATCTTGCAGCAAACTGCTCTTTTTTCGGCTGTATCCTTGATTACCGCATTACTTGCGACACAGTTATTCTTACCCTATTTATTTTATCGGTATCAGCCAACAACATTATTACCCGAAAGAAAAACATTTAATCTAATACAAAAAGGATTAAATACCTTTGCAAACAAACGCTTTAATAAAGGTACACTCCTTATTATCTCTCTTTTAGTTTTAGGAGGCGGGATTAAATCCTCATGGCATGACGATATCCGACAATGGGTCTCCATGCCTCAATCCATGTTAAATGAAGCGAAAACTATCGGTGAACTCACTGGGGTTGATTTAGGAAGCCAATATTTTTTATTAACGGCTGAAAATGAGGCATTACTACTTGAAAAGGATGCGAAGTTAAGCAAGCAATTAGCTCAACGTAACATCACATTTAAATCATTAAGCCAGTGGATTTCGCCTCTCGCAGAACAAAAGCAATTAGCAGAATACCTTCAACATATTTCTGCTGATGATTATGCGGTATTAAATGATATTGGCATGCCAAATGAAAAAATTCAGCAAAATTTGACCGCACTTTCTCAAGGTAAACCCTTGACGTTATCTGAAGCGCTTAATACGCAACTTGGACAAGCGTGGAAGATGCTTTATTTAGGTGAACTAGCCTCTAACCAGGTGGCAAGTATCATAAAAATATCTCAAGCGGATAGTGCAACAATGCAAGCATTGGCAAATAATCGAGATATTTTCTGGCAAGATAAGCGCGCTTATTTAAATCAAGCTTTTAAAGAAGCAAAAGAGCAAGCTGCCTGGCTAAAAATTATTTCTTTTGTTATTGCTGGATTGCTTTTATGGAAAGTATTTGAAACCAAAACAAGTATTCGAATCTTATTCATTCCTTGTATCTCAATCTTAGGAACGATCGCTATTTTTGGTTGGATAGGCCTGCCTATTGGTTTATTTTCAATGTTTGGATTATTACTGGTTTCGGCTATTGGTATTGACTATGCCGTTTATATGAAAACCGTACATGAAGAGCCATCTCATAAACGCATTACACTGACATTGGCCGCTTGTACCACATTAATCTCATTTTTGCTGCTCGCCATTAGCTCCACACCAGCAGTGGCGACATTTGGTATAAGTGTCAGTATTGGTGTTATAATAAGTCTTTTAACCACATTAAAACTCATGCGCTAA
- a CDS encoding beta-ketoacyl-ACP synthase: protein MQLFLSQPGILSSIGDSLSQHVQTLLEGSDSPLTFSNKHFQENGLQGKYNTLGEVNRSLRAFPADLPKKHHSRNNQLLWHSLEQIEPTIQQAISRFGRHRIAVVIGTSTTGVDENLPVFKYAAEHEDWSGAEFNQQQQYFSAPADFIAHQYGLTNLIYGISTACTSGAKALISAARLLNANLCDAVICGGVDTLSLLTLVGFNSLSVLSAEQTNPFSANRQGINLGEGSAVFVMSKEKLDDHNVALLGYGASSDAYHMSSPHPEGEGAIKAFQDALNLAKLAPEAINWVNLHGTGTIHNDQMEALAIHHIFGHDTPCTTTKPYTGHTLGAAGAIEAAILWGMIDRTFNPTGKLPAQLWDKQADEKMPPIAITDHMSHWTSERRIGASSSFAFGGNNSVLILGEVND from the coding sequence GTGCAATTATTTCTTTCTCAACCAGGCATTTTGAGTAGCATTGGCGATAGTCTATCTCAACATGTTCAAACTTTATTAGAAGGTAGTGACTCGCCACTGACTTTTTCTAACAAGCATTTCCAAGAAAATGGCTTACAGGGTAAATATAATACTCTGGGTGAAGTCAACAGATCCTTGCGTGCATTTCCGGCTGATTTACCCAAAAAACATCACAGCCGAAACAATCAATTACTCTGGCACAGCTTAGAACAAATTGAACCAACGATTCAGCAAGCTATCTCACGTTTTGGTCGTCACCGTATTGCAGTAGTTATCGGCACATCTACCACGGGTGTAGATGAAAATTTACCTGTATTTAAATATGCCGCAGAACATGAAGATTGGTCCGGTGCTGAATTTAATCAACAACAACAATATTTTTCTGCTCCGGCTGATTTTATTGCCCATCAATATGGCTTAACCAATCTTATCTATGGCATTTCAACTGCTTGTACATCAGGTGCGAAAGCATTAATTAGTGCTGCTCGCTTATTGAATGCGAATTTATGCGATGCGGTAATTTGCGGCGGCGTCGATACTTTATCGCTATTAACCTTAGTTGGTTTTAACTCTCTCTCCGTTTTATCTGCTGAACAAACTAATCCTTTTTCTGCCAATCGCCAAGGTATCAATCTAGGTGAAGGTTCCGCTGTATTCGTGATGAGTAAAGAAAAATTAGATGATCATAATGTTGCGCTATTAGGCTATGGTGCTAGTAGTGATGCCTATCATATGTCCTCACCACATCCCGAAGGCGAAGGTGCGATTAAAGCCTTCCAAGACGCATTAAACTTGGCAAAACTTGCTCCAGAAGCCATCAATTGGGTTAATTTACATGGTACAGGCACCATTCATAATGATCAGATGGAAGCCTTAGCTATTCACCATATTTTTGGTCACGATACTCCTTGTACAACAACAAAACCTTATACAGGACACACACTAGGTGCTGCAGGCGCTATTGAAGCTGCTATTTTATGGGGGATGATTGACCGCACTTTTAATCCAACAGGTAAACTCCCTGCACAATTATGGGATAAACAAGCCGATGAAAAAATGCCACCAATTGCCATTACCGATCACATGAGTCATTGGACATCTGAGAGACGCATTGGTGCAAGTAGCTCTTTCGCTTTTGGTGGGAATAATTCAGTACTTATTTTAGGGGAAGTGAATGATTGA
- a CDS encoding dehydratase, giving the protein MIDLTCPITDISPLIPHSGEMVMLDKITEFGEDYLIAEMVVKPDCLLLKDGKLATYMGAEILAQGVAAWAGCKCVKAGQPIGLGYWIGSRKLTLHRQDISVGSLLQIQIKRSIEDATGFGVFDCTLIDLSNQQPLVEGALNVFRPQVSQE; this is encoded by the coding sequence ATGATTGATTTAACCTGTCCTATTACTGATATCTCACCATTAATTCCTCATAGTGGGGAAATGGTCATGCTAGATAAAATCACTGAATTTGGCGAAGATTATTTGATCGCGGAGATGGTCGTAAAACCAGACTGTCTGCTCTTAAAAGACGGTAAATTGGCTACTTATATGGGCGCTGAAATCTTAGCTCAAGGCGTAGCTGCATGGGCGGGATGTAAATGTGTAAAAGCGGGTCAACCTATTGGATTAGGCTATTGGATCGGCTCAAGAAAACTGACATTACATCGTCAAGATATTTCAGTAGGAAGTTTATTACAAATTCAAATTAAACGTTCTATTGAAGACGCAACAGGATTTGGTGTTTTTGACTGTACGTTAATCGATCTTTCTAATCAGCAACCTTTAGTGGAAGGTGCATTAAACGTTTTCAGACCACAAGTATCACAGGAATAA
- the fabG gene encoding 3-oxoacyl-ACP reductase FabG: MSETILVTGSSRGIGKAIALRLAQSGFDIVVHCRSRIEEAEEVAQSIRELGRQARVLQFDVSHRNETAEKLLADVESHGAYYGVVLNAGLTRDNAFPALTDEDWDVVLRTNLDGFYNVLYPIMMPMIRRRKAGRIVCITSVSGLIGNRGQVNYSASKAGIIGAAKALAVELAKRKITVNCVAPGLIDTDILDENLPIDEILKMIPAARMGSPEEVAHAVDFLMDEKAAYITRQVIAVNGGLC; encoded by the coding sequence ATGAGTGAAACCATTTTAGTTACAGGCTCAAGCCGAGGTATCGGTAAAGCCATCGCCTTACGCCTAGCACAATCAGGTTTTGATATTGTGGTTCATTGCCGCAGTCGCATCGAAGAAGCTGAAGAGGTCGCACAATCAATTCGAGAATTAGGTCGTCAAGCTCGCGTATTACAATTTGATGTTAGTCATCGAAACGAAACAGCTGAAAAACTACTTGCGGATGTTGAATCTCATGGTGCTTATTATGGCGTTGTGCTCAATGCCGGATTAACACGAGATAACGCATTCCCTGCTCTAACTGATGAAGATTGGGATGTTGTTTTACGCACGAATTTAGATGGATTTTATAATGTTCTCTATCCCATTATGATGCCAATGATCCGACGCCGTAAAGCGGGGCGAATCGTCTGTATCACATCTGTATCAGGGTTAATTGGCAATAGGGGTCAAGTCAACTATAGTGCCTCTAAAGCCGGTATTATTGGTGCAGCAAAAGCACTCGCCGTCGAACTCGCCAAACGCAAGATCACGGTAAACTGTGTGGCTCCAGGCCTTATTGATACGGATATCTTAGATGAAAATCTTCCAATTGATGAAATTTTAAAAATGATTCCAGCGGCAAGAATGGGAAGCCCGGAAGAAGTTGCGCATGCCGTAGATTTTCTGATGGACGAAAAAGCAGCTTATATTACTCGCCAAGTTATCGCTGTAAACGGCGGGCTTTGCTAA
- a CDS encoding beta-ketoacyl-ACP synthase, whose protein sequence is MKRVVITGIGAVTAFGKTWEDVKAAFQRKQNAVQAKTEWAERYPELGANLGAEIHDYTPPAHWNRKQLRSLGRVSQFAVEAAELALANANLLDENGVILPYLKEGIMGVACGSSTGSTNDVRDAAELLMTGKSDGFNANTYVRMMPHTTAANIGIFFGLTGRIIPTSSACSSGSQGIGYAYESIKHGLIPMMLAGGAEEFCPSEVYVFDSLYAASRNNAHPKQTPRPYDKDRDGLVIGEGAGIFVLEELEHALSRGANIIAEIVGYGANSDGAHVTRPQKDTMQRCMELALKDAQLSPDQVGYVNGHGTATEQGDIAETLATEAVFGKIPLSSQKSYLGHTLGACGALESWFSIEMMRDGWFAPTINLDNIDERCGKLDYIQGDGRQIQTNYVMNNNFAFGGVNTSLIFKRWEA, encoded by the coding sequence ATGAAACGAGTTGTCATTACAGGTATTGGTGCGGTCACTGCCTTTGGAAAAACATGGGAAGACGTAAAAGCTGCCTTTCAACGCAAACAAAATGCAGTTCAAGCGAAAACTGAATGGGCTGAACGTTATCCAGAGTTAGGTGCAAATCTCGGTGCTGAAATCCATGATTACACCCCTCCTGCCCATTGGAATAGAAAACAACTTCGCAGTTTAGGCCGTGTCTCTCAATTTGCTGTTGAAGCCGCTGAACTCGCTCTAGCAAACGCCAATCTATTAGATGAAAATGGAGTCATTTTACCTTATTTAAAAGAAGGAATAATGGGTGTTGCCTGTGGTTCTTCCACTGGCTCAACAAACGATGTCAGAGATGCAGCAGAACTTCTCATGACGGGAAAATCAGATGGATTTAATGCTAACACCTATGTACGAATGATGCCTCATACCACTGCGGCAAATATTGGCATTTTCTTTGGCCTAACTGGCCGCATCATTCCGACTTCTAGTGCTTGTTCTTCTGGTAGCCAAGGTATTGGCTATGCTTATGAATCAATTAAACATGGTTTAATCCCAATGATGCTTGCTGGCGGTGCTGAAGAATTTTGCCCATCTGAAGTTTATGTATTTGACTCTCTTTATGCGGCAAGTAGAAACAATGCTCACCCTAAACAAACACCTCGTCCTTATGATAAAGATCGTGATGGATTAGTGATTGGTGAAGGTGCGGGCATTTTTGTATTAGAAGAGCTGGAACATGCGCTTTCTCGTGGTGCCAATATCATTGCAGAAATTGTTGGCTATGGTGCCAATAGTGATGGTGCTCATGTAACTCGTCCACAAAAAGATACTATGCAACGCTGCATGGAGTTAGCATTAAAAGATGCACAGTTATCTCCAGATCAAGTAGGTTATGTAAATGGCCATGGCACGGCTACTGAGCAAGGCGATATCGCAGAAACGCTCGCAACGGAAGCCGTATTTGGGAAAATACCACTTAGCTCACAAAAAAGCTATTTAGGACATACCCTAGGTGCTTGTGGTGCATTAGAGTCATGGTTCTCAATTGAAATGATGCGTGATGGCTGGTTTGCCCCAACCATTAACCTAGACAATATTGATGAACGTTGTGGTAAATTAGATTACATTCAAGGTGATGGCCGACAAATTCAAACAAACTATGTTATGAATAATAACTTTGCTTTTGGGGGCGTTAATACCTCGCTTATTTTTAAACGCTGGGAAGCGTAA
- a CDS encoding anaerobic C4-dicarboxylate transporter, translating into MDFLMNLGEGSQFAIQLVIVLICLFYGAKKGGIALGMLGGVGLIVLVFGFGIEPGKPAIDVMLTILAVVVTSATLQASGGLDVMLQIAEKMLRRNPKYVSILAPFVTCFLTILCGTGHVVYTMLPIIYDIAIKNDIRPERPMAASSIASQMGIIASPVSVAVVTLTTFLVNAKTPLAGFDGYLDLLKITVPSTLCGVLAIGIFSWFRGKDLDKDPEFQEKLKDPEFKKYVYGDSTSLLDKKLPQSSWNAMWIFFGAILVVAVLGYFKDLRPAFEKSAPAQVVEIVSADKAVKSFNVKDGKIVALAKDGTLVLDVKDSKAKAQTAYNNVAIYNDKGEVAQTITAQDNGVVITAGDKIETIDNAAIVLKDTAKKKVNLSMVHVIQIFMLLAGALIVIFTKTDAGKISKNEIFRSGMIALVAVFGISWMAETMFTVHTPMMKAALGDVVKAHPWTYAVMLLLISKFVNSQAAALVAFVPLALGIGVDPAVILAFASACYGYYILPTYPSDLAAIQFDRSGTTHIGKFVINHSFILPGLIGVITSCIFGYIFTSLFGYL; encoded by the coding sequence ATGGATTTTCTAATGAACCTAGGTGAAGGTAGCCAGTTTGCTATTCAGCTTGTTATTGTTCTTATCTGTTTGTTTTACGGGGCAAAAAAAGGTGGTATCGCACTGGGTATGCTCGGTGGGGTAGGCTTAATTGTTCTTGTTTTCGGCTTCGGTATTGAACCAGGTAAGCCAGCTATCGATGTAATGTTAACCATCCTTGCGGTGGTGGTCACATCGGCAACATTACAAGCCAGTGGTGGTTTAGATGTAATGTTACAAATTGCGGAGAAAATGCTTCGTCGTAATCCGAAATATGTCAGTATTTTGGCACCATTCGTCACTTGTTTCTTAACTATTTTATGTGGTACAGGTCACGTGGTTTATACCATGTTACCAATCATTTATGATATCGCGATCAAAAATGATATTCGCCCTGAACGTCCAATGGCGGCAAGTTCAATTGCTTCTCAAATGGGTATTATTGCGTCACCTGTTTCTGTGGCAGTAGTGACTTTAACCACATTCTTAGTGAATGCTAAAACACCATTAGCAGGTTTTGATGGTTATTTAGATTTATTAAAAATTACCGTTCCTTCAACCCTTTGTGGTGTATTAGCTATCGGTATTTTCAGCTGGTTCCGCGGTAAAGATTTAGATAAAGACCCAGAATTCCAAGAGAAATTAAAAGATCCAGAATTCAAAAAATATGTTTATGGTGATAGCACATCATTATTAGATAAAAAATTGCCACAATCTAGCTGGAATGCGATGTGGATCTTCTTTGGTGCAATTTTAGTAGTAGCGGTATTAGGTTACTTTAAAGATTTACGTCCAGCTTTCGAAAAATCAGCACCAGCTCAAGTGGTTGAAATTGTTTCTGCCGATAAAGCAGTGAAATCTTTCAATGTTAAAGACGGTAAAATTGTTGCATTAGCAAAAGATGGTACATTAGTACTTGATGTTAAAGACAGCAAGGCAAAAGCTCAAACAGCCTATAATAACGTTGCAATTTACAACGATAAAGGTGAAGTGGCTCAAACAATTACTGCTCAAGATAACGGTGTTGTAATTACAGCGGGAGATAAAATTGAAACGATTGATAACGCTGCAATCGTATTAAAAGACACTGCGAAGAAAAAAGTGAATTTAAGTATGGTTCACGTTATTCAAATCTTCATGTTATTAGCGGGCGCATTAATTGTTATCTTTACTAAAACTGATGCGGGTAAAATCAGTAAAAATGAAATTTTCCGTTCAGGTATGATTGCGTTAGTGGCGGTATTCGGTATTTCTTGGATGGCGGAAACCATGTTTACCGTTCACACACCAATGATGAAAGCGGCACTAGGTGATGTGGTAAAAGCGCATCCTTGGACTTACGCTGTGATGTTGTTATTAATCTCTAAATTCGTAAACTCACAAGCGGCAGCATTAGTTGCATTCGTTCCACTTGCTTTAGGTATCGGTGTTGATCCAGCTGTTATCTTGGCCTTTGCTTCGGCTTGTTACGGTTACTACATTTTACCTACTTACCCAAGTGACCTTGCGGCAATCCAATTCGACCGTTCAGGTACAACACATATCGGTAAGTTTGTAATTAACCACAGCTTTATCTTACCGGGCTTAATCGGTGTAATCACTTCATGTATCTTTGGTTACATTTTCACAAGTTTGTTTGGTTATCTATAA
- the acpP gene encoding acyl carrier protein, with translation MSIEERVKKIIVEQLGVKEEDVKPEASFVEDLGADSLDTVELVMALEEEFDIEIPDEEAEKITTVQSAIDYVQNNQ, from the coding sequence ATGAGTATTGAAGAACGCGTGAAAAAAATCATCGTTGAACAATTAGGTGTTAAAGAAGAAGACGTAAAACCAGAAGCTTCTTTCGTTGAAGATTTAGGTGCGGACTCTTTAGATACAGTTGAATTAGTAATGGCTTTAGAAGAAGAATTCGATATCGAAATTCCTGATGAAGAAGCTGAAAAAATCACAACTGTTCAATCTGCGATTGACTACGTTCAAAACAATCAGTAA
- the fabG gene encoding 3-oxoacyl-ACP reductase FabG — protein MQNKIALVTGATRGIGRAIAEELASKGAFVIGTATSEKGADTISAYLGDKGKGLVLNVADKESIDAVLEQIKEQFGDIDILVNNAGITRDNLLMRMKDEEWFDIMQTNLTSVFHLSKAMLRSMMKKRFGRIITIGSVVGSMGNPGQSNYCAAKAGLIGFSKGLAKEVASRGITVNVVAPGFIATDMTEVLTEEQKAGILGNVPAGRLGEPKDIAKAVAFLASDDAAYITGTTLHVNGGLYMS, from the coding sequence ATGCAAAATAAAATCGCATTAGTAACAGGTGCAACACGTGGTATTGGCCGCGCAATTGCAGAAGAATTAGCATCAAAAGGTGCATTTGTAATTGGTACTGCAACCTCTGAAAAAGGTGCTGATACCATTTCTGCTTACCTTGGTGATAAAGGTAAAGGTTTAGTATTAAATGTGGCAGACAAAGAAAGTATTGATGCCGTATTAGAACAAATTAAAGAGCAATTTGGTGATATTGATATTCTTGTGAATAACGCAGGTATCACACGCGATAACTTATTAATGCGTATGAAAGATGAAGAATGGTTCGATATTATGCAAACTAACTTAACTTCTGTATTCCATCTTTCTAAAGCAATGTTACGCTCCATGATGAAAAAACGTTTCGGTCGTATCATTACAATCGGTTCAGTTGTAGGTTCAATGGGTAACCCTGGTCAATCTAACTACTGTGCAGCAAAAGCAGGCTTGATTGGTTTCTCTAAAGGTTTAGCGAAAGAAGTGGCATCACGTGGCATTACCGTAAACGTGGTAGCACCCGGCTTTATCGCAACGGATATGACAGAAGTGCTTACTGAAGAACAAAAAGCAGGTATTCTAGGTAATGTCCCTGCAGGTCGTTTAGGTGAACCAAAAGATATTGCAAAAGCGGTAGCGTTTTTAGCTTCTGATGATGCAGCTTATATTACCGGTACCACATTACATGTGAATGGCGGCTTATATATGAGCTAA